One region of Luteolibacter rhizosphaerae genomic DNA includes:
- a CDS encoding CTP synthase has translation MKYIFVTGGVVSSLGKGLAAASIGALLEHRGLKTLMQKFDPYLNVDPGTMSPYQHGEVYVLDDGAETDLDLGHYERFTSGVLSRMNNMTSGQVFDAVIKKERRGEYLGKTVQFIPHVTDEIKSRIHKVSETNPDVNVLITEIGGTVGDMEGLLFIEALRQFALEVGKENVCFIHVTLLPYIKAAGEVKTKPTQQSVAKLRELGIQPDIIICRTEADLDEDNRKKIAMFCNVEKKNVVAFRDVAHTIYECPLDLRRDKIDRLVVDRIGLGHTPAPALEDWEHFVRRVIHPKNKVTIAVAGKYIELQDAYKSIYESLIHAGAHHDTKVNIVRVEAEAIEDHGAKAVIGDVDGILVPGGFGDRGIEGKILAAQYARENDIPYFGICLGMQIATIEFARNVCKLKNANSTEFDKSTPFPVICLQEEQKGVEDMGATMRLGSCESIVFAGTKASDLYGGADRIHERHRHRYEFNSDFQDKLQECGLVISSVSADEGLVEIVELPQHPFFVGAQFHPEFQSKPNKPHPLFAGFVKASLERAQAQ, from the coding sequence ATGAAGTACATTTTCGTCACCGGCGGCGTCGTCTCATCCCTCGGCAAAGGTCTTGCCGCAGCCTCCATCGGCGCGCTGCTCGAGCACCGCGGACTGAAGACGCTGATGCAGAAGTTCGACCCGTATCTCAACGTCGACCCCGGCACCATGTCCCCGTATCAGCACGGGGAGGTGTATGTGCTGGATGACGGCGCGGAGACCGACCTGGACCTCGGCCACTACGAGCGCTTCACCTCCGGCGTGCTTTCCCGCATGAACAACATGACCTCCGGTCAGGTCTTCGACGCGGTGATCAAGAAGGAGCGCCGCGGCGAGTATCTCGGCAAGACGGTGCAGTTCATCCCGCACGTGACCGACGAGATCAAATCGCGGATTCACAAGGTCTCCGAAACCAACCCGGACGTGAACGTGCTGATCACCGAGATCGGCGGCACGGTGGGCGACATGGAGGGCCTGCTCTTCATCGAAGCCCTGCGCCAGTTCGCGCTCGAAGTGGGCAAGGAGAACGTCTGCTTCATCCACGTGACCCTGCTGCCCTACATCAAGGCCGCGGGCGAAGTGAAGACCAAGCCGACCCAGCAATCGGTGGCGAAGCTGCGCGAGCTCGGCATCCAGCCGGACATCATCATCTGCCGCACGGAAGCGGACCTCGACGAGGACAACCGCAAGAAGATCGCGATGTTCTGCAACGTGGAGAAGAAGAACGTCGTGGCCTTCCGCGACGTGGCCCACACGATCTACGAGTGCCCGCTGGACCTGCGCCGCGACAAGATCGACCGCCTCGTGGTCGATCGCATCGGACTGGGCCACACGCCTGCTCCCGCGCTGGAGGACTGGGAGCACTTCGTCCGCCGCGTGATCCACCCGAAGAACAAGGTGACCATCGCGGTGGCCGGCAAGTACATCGAGCTGCAGGACGCTTACAAATCGATCTACGAATCGCTGATCCACGCCGGTGCTCACCACGACACCAAGGTGAACATCGTGCGCGTGGAAGCTGAGGCGATCGAAGATCACGGCGCGAAGGCGGTGATCGGCGACGTGGACGGCATCCTCGTCCCGGGCGGCTTCGGCGACCGCGGCATCGAGGGTAAGATCCTGGCGGCGCAGTATGCCCGCGAGAACGACATCCCCTACTTCGGCATCTGTCTGGGCATGCAGATCGCGACAATCGAATTCGCACGGAACGTCTGCAAACTGAAGAACGCGAACTCCACCGAGTTCGACAAGAGCACGCCCTTCCCGGTCATCTGCCTTCAAGAGGAGCAGAAGGGCGTGGAGGACATGGGGGCCACCATGCGCCTGGGGTCCTGCGAGAGCATCGTCTTCGCCGGCACCAAGGCTTCCGATCTCTACGGCGGCGCGGATCGCATCCACGAACGCCACCGCCACCGCTACGAGTTCAACTCCGACTTCCAGGACAAGCTGCAGGAATGCGGACTGGTCATCTCCTCCGTCTCGGCGGACGAGGGCTTGGTCGAAATCGTCGAGCTACCCCAGCACCCCTTCTTCGTGGGCGCGCAGTTCCACCCGGAATTCCAGTCCAAGCCGAACAAACCGCATCCGCTCTTCGCAGGCTTCGTGAAAGCCTCGCTGGAGCGCGCGCAGGCGCAGTAA
- the kdsB gene encoding 3-deoxy-manno-octulosonate cytidylyltransferase, giving the protein MSSEASPIHIVGILPARWASTRFPGKPLHLIAGKPLVQHVWEQCKRCSRLDDLYIATDDERIFKAAEAFGAKVVMTSAEHPSGTDRIAEAVRAIPAATHIVNIQGDEPLIDPELVDELAATMAADPTLDMATAANPLDPADPAVQDPNVVKVVMALDGRALYFSRSPLPYFRNAVEGLPVYRHKGIYAYRRTFLERFVTWAPSPLERAESLEQLRALENGASIKVLPTNDTSPGVDTPEQAAQVEAILSSHTPIP; this is encoded by the coding sequence GTGAGTTCCGAAGCGAGCCCCATTCATATCGTAGGCATTCTCCCAGCGCGCTGGGCGTCCACCCGCTTCCCCGGAAAACCGCTCCATCTCATCGCAGGAAAACCGCTGGTCCAGCATGTCTGGGAGCAATGCAAGCGCTGCAGCCGGCTGGACGATCTCTACATCGCCACGGACGACGAACGGATCTTCAAGGCGGCGGAAGCTTTCGGCGCGAAGGTGGTGATGACCTCCGCCGAGCACCCGAGCGGTACCGACCGGATCGCGGAGGCGGTGCGGGCGATCCCGGCAGCCACCCACATCGTGAACATTCAGGGCGACGAGCCGCTGATCGACCCCGAACTGGTGGACGAACTGGCCGCGACGATGGCCGCCGATCCGACGCTGGACATGGCGACCGCGGCGAACCCGCTCGACCCGGCCGATCCCGCGGTGCAGGACCCGAACGTGGTGAAGGTGGTGATGGCGCTGGACGGCCGAGCGCTCTACTTCTCCCGCTCTCCCCTGCCCTACTTCCGCAATGCGGTGGAGGGCCTGCCGGTCTACCGGCACAAGGGGATCTACGCATATCGTCGTACTTTCCTTGAGCGATTCGTAACCTGGGCTCCCTCTCCGCTGGAGCGCGCCGAATCGCTCGAACAATTGCGCGCGCTGGAGAACGGCGCGTCGATCAAGGTTTTACCCACGAACGACACCTCGCCCGGTGTCGACACTCCCGAACAAGCCGCCCAAGTCGAAGCCATCCTCAGCAGCCACACTCCGATCCCATGA
- a CDS encoding sodium:solute symporter: MSGAGLDIAIIVLYLVVIIGIGLYAARGQKTMETYALGNRSMPWWAVLASILASEISAGTFLGTPSEGYAKQNFLYAQLVIGTIIARLVVAGIFIKPFYDLKVVSIYEFLEIRFGRTTRRLSSFVFLLTRSLASGSRIFVAAILLVLAWEVWHPEFKQLPPAERFTQELLIYVGAVVVITFLTALYTTLGGIKAVVWTDLIQVTVMFGSAGYVFYWLLGQTGGWSGLAESVKSPVFVNTGIDPAKSFGGNVKGILEQEYTLWAAFLGSVFTTMATHGTDQDMVQRMLTSPDKKKSQRAVIVSGLVDLPIVVGFIAIGILLYRFYTQNADRAPEHDPGIFAWFMVHDLSPGLRGLLAAGLFSTAMGSLSTALNALATTFTKDWYVGYFRPEASSHQQFLAARWSTVGFAILLALIGIGTAYVKLKNPSLRIIPIVLLSFGYTYGSLLGVFLIGMLTKARGTCTGNIVAMVAGFVAVAILSDLPNDVWGMIAGNKIYERPDWLPRIAFTWMIMAGTLVTFFVGICFPRQGEAYVAKKL, translated from the coding sequence ATGTCCGGAGCCGGTCTCGATATCGCCATCATCGTCCTCTACCTCGTGGTGATCATCGGCATCGGCCTCTATGCCGCGCGGGGGCAGAAGACGATGGAGACCTATGCTCTGGGCAATCGCTCGATGCCATGGTGGGCGGTGCTGGCATCGATCCTCGCCTCCGAGATTTCGGCCGGGACTTTCCTAGGCACGCCGAGCGAGGGCTACGCGAAGCAGAACTTCCTCTACGCGCAGCTGGTCATCGGCACCATCATCGCGCGGCTGGTGGTGGCAGGCATCTTCATCAAGCCCTTCTACGACCTGAAGGTGGTCAGCATTTACGAATTCCTTGAGATCCGCTTCGGGCGGACCACCCGGCGGCTCTCCTCTTTCGTGTTCCTACTCACCCGCTCGCTGGCCAGCGGTTCGCGCATCTTCGTGGCGGCGATCCTGCTGGTGCTGGCCTGGGAGGTCTGGCACCCGGAGTTCAAGCAACTGCCTCCGGCCGAACGATTCACCCAAGAGCTTTTGATCTACGTGGGCGCGGTGGTAGTGATCACTTTCCTCACGGCACTTTACACCACCCTCGGCGGCATCAAGGCGGTGGTCTGGACGGATCTGATCCAAGTGACCGTGATGTTCGGGTCCGCGGGCTACGTCTTCTACTGGCTGCTGGGACAGACCGGAGGCTGGTCGGGCTTGGCCGAGTCGGTGAAGAGCCCGGTCTTCGTGAACACCGGCATCGATCCGGCGAAATCCTTCGGAGGAAATGTGAAGGGTATCCTGGAGCAGGAATACACGCTGTGGGCGGCATTCCTGGGCTCGGTCTTCACCACCATGGCCACCCACGGCACGGACCAGGACATGGTTCAACGGATGCTGACCTCCCCGGACAAAAAGAAGAGCCAGCGGGCGGTGATCGTGTCCGGCCTGGTCGACCTGCCGATCGTGGTCGGATTTATCGCCATCGGGATCCTACTCTATCGCTTCTACACGCAGAATGCCGATCGGGCACCGGAGCACGACCCCGGAATCTTTGCCTGGTTCATGGTTCACGACCTGTCGCCCGGCCTCCGCGGACTACTCGCCGCCGGCCTCTTTTCCACGGCCATGGGATCGCTCAGCACGGCGCTCAATGCGCTCGCGACCACTTTCACCAAGGACTGGTATGTCGGCTACTTCCGGCCGGAGGCCAGCTCACACCAGCAGTTTCTGGCGGCCCGCTGGTCCACGGTGGGCTTCGCGATCCTGCTTGCCCTCATCGGCATCGGCACCGCCTACGTGAAGCTGAAGAATCCCAGCCTGAGAATCATCCCGATCGTCCTGCTGAGCTTCGGCTACACCTACGGATCGCTGCTCGGGGTTTTCCTGATCGGGATGTTGACCAAGGCGCGGGGCACCTGCACCGGAAACATCGTGGCCATGGTGGCGGGTTTCGTTGCCGTCGCTATTTTGAGCGATCTGCCGAACGACGTGTGGGGGATGATCGCGGGCAACAAGATCTATGAAAGGCCGGATTGGCTGCCGCGGATCGCCTTCACCTGGATGATCATGGCAGGGACCTTGGTTACCTTCTTTGTGGGAATCTGTTTCCCGCGCCAAGGTGAGGCCTATGTTGCCAAAAAGCTCTGA
- the dnaA gene encoding chromosomal replication initiator protein DnaA, whose translation MDLEEEFEGEAGKQPGLEGSQWDGVCETLGRLVSKDAYQRWFRTSRFMGLEDGKAVVAVPNEIHQLWIEANYMPELAAAVAETIEGVHGVKLVVEDAITEAKPQAADDSDVSAETNTVAEVMNATPVGGDISFEKRLKSAGLNHNNTFSSFVVGANSQFAHAACEAVAKRKGPGYNPLFIHGGSGLGKTHLMQAIGHHWLKGVPASRVVYLTCEKFTNEFIDSVRKGDLERFRKRYRTAEVMLIDDVQFLGGKERSQEEFFHTFNTLLDGRCQVVLTSDKPASEIKNLEPRLISRFECGLTVEMQPPVFETRLAILGKKRDEWKVKVDEGIIRFLAERIKTNVRRLEGALMRVATYASLAGERVTEDRVEHLLRDLLREEAGKQITIDTIQRVVADHYDIRLADMTGKRRPASIAFPRQVAMYLSRTLTKNSLMEIGEAFGGRDHGTVIHACKKVSGQLETDPSMRDALGVIEGNLRR comes from the coding sequence ATGGACCTGGAGGAGGAGTTTGAGGGAGAAGCCGGGAAACAACCTGGATTGGAGGGGTCGCAGTGGGATGGAGTTTGTGAGACGCTCGGACGACTGGTCAGCAAGGATGCCTATCAACGGTGGTTCCGTACTTCGCGTTTCATGGGTCTGGAAGATGGTAAGGCGGTGGTCGCCGTGCCGAATGAAATTCACCAGCTGTGGATCGAGGCGAACTACATGCCCGAGCTCGCCGCCGCGGTGGCCGAGACCATCGAAGGCGTGCACGGCGTGAAGCTCGTGGTCGAAGACGCGATCACCGAAGCCAAGCCGCAGGCCGCGGATGACAGCGACGTATCCGCGGAAACCAACACCGTGGCCGAAGTCATGAACGCGACCCCCGTGGGCGGTGACATCAGCTTCGAAAAGCGCCTCAAGTCCGCCGGGCTGAATCACAACAACACCTTCTCTTCCTTCGTCGTCGGCGCGAATAGCCAGTTCGCTCATGCCGCCTGCGAAGCCGTGGCGAAGCGCAAGGGCCCAGGCTACAACCCGCTCTTCATCCACGGCGGGTCCGGCCTCGGCAAGACCCACCTCATGCAGGCCATCGGCCACCACTGGCTCAAGGGCGTGCCCGCCTCCCGCGTGGTCTATCTCACTTGCGAGAAGTTCACGAACGAGTTCATCGACTCCGTCCGCAAGGGCGATCTCGAGCGCTTCCGCAAGCGCTACCGCACCGCGGAGGTCATGCTCATCGACGACGTCCAGTTCCTCGGTGGCAAGGAGCGCTCGCAGGAGGAATTCTTCCACACCTTCAATACCCTCCTCGACGGCCGCTGCCAGGTGGTGCTCACCAGCGACAAGCCGGCCAGCGAGATCAAGAACCTCGAACCGCGCCTCATCTCGCGCTTCGAGTGCGGTCTCACCGTGGAGATGCAGCCGCCGGTCTTTGAGACCCGCCTCGCCATCCTCGGCAAGAAGCGCGACGAGTGGAAGGTGAAGGTCGACGAGGGCATCATCCGCTTCCTCGCCGAGCGCATTAAGACCAATGTCCGCCGCTTGGAAGGCGCCCTCATGCGCGTCGCCACCTACGCCTCCCTCGCCGGGGAGCGCGTCACGGAAGATCGCGTGGAGCACCTCCTCCGCGATCTCCTCCGGGAGGAGGCCGGCAAGCAGATCACCATCGATACCATCCAGCGGGTGGTGGCGGACCACTACGACATCCGCCTTGCGGACATGACCGGCAAGCGCCGCCCGGCCAGCATCGCCTTCCCCCGCCAGGTGGCCATGTATCTCAGCCGCACCCTCACCAAGAACTCCCTCATGGAGATCGGCGAGGCCTTCGGCGGCCGCGACCACGGCACCGTCATCCACGCCTGCAAGAAGGTCTCCGGCCAGCTCGAGACCGACCCCTCCATGCGCGACGCGCTGGGGGTGATCGAGGGCAATCTGCGCCGCTGA
- the dnaN gene encoding DNA polymerase III subunit beta, with product MKFSISKEALLEGLQKVQHVVSTRTTLPILSNVLLVAKNGRLTFTTTDLDVGITGSVEAKIDKEGATTLPAKRLVNIVRELPASEVEISVDAKNVASIQSGPSFFKIIGLGQDDFPPLPDFEGAKEFRMPQPVLRDGLKKTSYAISTDETRYVLNGIYTSFREGKLTLVATDGRRLAMVENDLDFPASHETDVIVPTKAVQELQRLLGDSGEVLIRLSDSQISFSIGDHLLISKLIEGNYPNYRQVIPGDSTERVELPRESVFDTVRRVSLLSSDKSNSVKLVFGSNTVEVTANSPDVGEARETMEVAYTGKPMQIAFNPEFLMAPLRNLESETVYLDLIDEMSPGVIRIDGSFLYVIMPMRVTG from the coding sequence ATGAAGTTCAGTATCTCCAAAGAAGCCCTGCTGGAAGGTCTCCAGAAGGTCCAGCACGTGGTCAGCACCCGGACCACCCTGCCGATCCTCTCGAACGTGCTGCTGGTGGCCAAGAACGGTCGTCTGACCTTCACCACCACCGACCTCGATGTCGGCATCACCGGCTCGGTGGAAGCCAAGATCGACAAGGAAGGTGCCACCACTCTCCCGGCCAAGCGCCTGGTGAATATCGTCCGCGAGCTCCCCGCCAGCGAGGTGGAGATCTCCGTCGATGCCAAGAACGTCGCCTCCATCCAGAGCGGCCCGTCTTTCTTCAAGATCATCGGCCTCGGTCAGGATGACTTCCCGCCGCTTCCGGACTTCGAGGGCGCGAAGGAATTCCGCATGCCGCAGCCGGTCCTGCGCGATGGCTTGAAGAAGACCTCCTACGCGATCTCCACCGATGAGACGCGCTACGTGCTCAACGGCATCTACACCTCTTTCCGCGAGGGCAAGCTGACCCTCGTCGCCACCGACGGCCGCCGTCTGGCCATGGTCGAGAACGATCTCGACTTCCCCGCCAGCCACGAGACCGACGTGATCGTCCCGACCAAGGCCGTGCAGGAACTGCAGCGCCTCCTCGGTGATTCCGGCGAGGTCCTCATCCGCCTCAGCGATAGCCAGATCTCCTTCTCCATCGGTGACCACCTTCTCATCAGCAAGCTGATCGAGGGGAACTATCCGAACTACCGTCAGGTCATCCCGGGCGACTCCACCGAGCGCGTCGAGCTGCCGCGCGAGTCGGTCTTCGATACCGTCCGCCGCGTCTCGCTCCTGTCCTCGGACAAGTCGAACTCCGTGAAGCTCGTCTTCGGCTCGAACACCGTGGAAGTCACCGCGAACTCGCCGGATGTCGGTGAAGCCCGCGAAACCATGGAAGTCGCCTACACCGGCAAGCCGATGCAGATCGCCTTCAACCCCGAGTTCCTCATGGCCCCGCTCCGCAACCTCGAGAGCGAGACCGTCTACCTCGATCTCATCGACGAGATGAGCCCCGGCGTCATCCGCATCGATGGCAGCTTCCTCTACGTCATCATGCCGATGCGCGTCACCGGCTGA